The following are from one region of the Myxocyprinus asiaticus isolate MX2 ecotype Aquarium Trade chromosome 2, UBuf_Myxa_2, whole genome shotgun sequence genome:
- the LOC127414903 gene encoding N-alpha-acetyltransferase 40 isoform X1 → MGRKSNRAKEKKQRRLEERAAMDAVCAKVDAANKLEDPLAAFPVFKKYDRNGLNLEIECKRVTAISPDTAEWAYDLTRGNMQTLYEQSEWGWKEREKKEEMKDERAWYLLARDADSTPLAFSHFRFDVECGDEVLYCYEVQLESKVRRKGLGKFLIQILQLIANSTQMKKVMLTVFKHNHGAYQFFREALQFEIDETSPSVSGCCGDDCSYEILSRRTKYGEVSGHAHGGGHCGGCCH, encoded by the exons ATGGGG AGAAAATCAAACAGAGCAAAGGAGAAAAAGCAGAGAAGGCTTGAAGAAAGGGCAGCTATGGATGCAGTGTGTGCCAAGGTGGATGCAGCTAATAAG CTTGAAGATCCTCTAGCTGCCTTTCCAGTGTtcaaaaagtatgacagaaatgg GTTAAACCTGGAGATTGAGTGTAAACGGGTAACTGCAATCAGTCCAGACACAGCGGAATGGGCCTATGATTTGACTAGAGGCAACATGCAGACGCT ATATGAACAGAGTGAATGGGgatggaaggagagagagaagaaggagGAGATGAAGGATGAGAGGGCGTGGTATCTCCTTGCCCGTGATGCTGACTCTACACCTTTAGCGTTTTCACACTTTCGATTTGATGTAGAGTGTGGAGATGAGGTTTTATATTG TTATGAAGTTCAACTGGAGAGTAAAGTCAGACGGAAAGGCCTGGGGAAATTCCTCATCCAAATCCTTCAGCTTATCGCCAACAG CACACAAATGAAAAAGGTCATGCTCACAGTATTTAAACACAATCATGGGGCTTACCAGTTCTTCAGGGAGGCTTTACA GTTTGAGATTGACGAAACTTCACCCAGCGTGTCGGGTTGCTGTGGAGATGACTGCTCCTATGAGATTCTGAGCCGAAGAACAAAATACGGCGAGGTCTCAGGGCATGCACATGGTGGCGGCCACTGTGGAGGCTGCTGCCATTAA
- the LOC127414903 gene encoding N-alpha-acetyltransferase 40 isoform X2: protein MGRKSNRAKEKKQRRLEERAAMDAVCAKVDAANKLEDPLAAFPVFKKYDRNGYEQSEWGWKEREKKEEMKDERAWYLLARDADSTPLAFSHFRFDVECGDEVLYCYEVQLESKVRRKGLGKFLIQILQLIANSTQMKKVMLTVFKHNHGAYQFFREALQFEIDETSPSVSGCCGDDCSYEILSRRTKYGEVSGHAHGGGHCGGCCH from the exons ATGGGG AGAAAATCAAACAGAGCAAAGGAGAAAAAGCAGAGAAGGCTTGAAGAAAGGGCAGCTATGGATGCAGTGTGTGCCAAGGTGGATGCAGCTAATAAG CTTGAAGATCCTCTAGCTGCCTTTCCAGTGTtcaaaaagtatgacagaaatgg ATATGAACAGAGTGAATGGGgatggaaggagagagagaagaaggagGAGATGAAGGATGAGAGGGCGTGGTATCTCCTTGCCCGTGATGCTGACTCTACACCTTTAGCGTTTTCACACTTTCGATTTGATGTAGAGTGTGGAGATGAGGTTTTATATTG TTATGAAGTTCAACTGGAGAGTAAAGTCAGACGGAAAGGCCTGGGGAAATTCCTCATCCAAATCCTTCAGCTTATCGCCAACAG CACACAAATGAAAAAGGTCATGCTCACAGTATTTAAACACAATCATGGGGCTTACCAGTTCTTCAGGGAGGCTTTACA GTTTGAGATTGACGAAACTTCACCCAGCGTGTCGGGTTGCTGTGGAGATGACTGCTCCTATGAGATTCTGAGCCGAAGAACAAAATACGGCGAGGTCTCAGGGCATGCACATGGTGGCGGCCACTGTGGAGGCTGCTGCCATTAA
- the LOC127414861 gene encoding galactosylgalactosylxylosylprotein 3-beta-glucuronosyltransferase 3-like → MRLRLKLKTVFVLYFMVSLLGLIYALMQLGQRCDCTDHGISRDQQISQLRGELQKLQDHIKTSELAKDTKKTNVPVIYVITPTYARLVQKAELTRLSHTFLHVPQLHWIVVEDAPQPTPLVTDFLASSGLTYTHLHKLTPKDRKLQEGDPSWLKPRGAEQRNEGLSWLREMGAAAEGKEAAALEDAVVYFADDDNTYSLQLFEEIRYTHRVSVWPVGLVGGMKFESPVVEDGKVVRFHTGWRPNRPFPIDMAGFAVSLRLVLANPKACFNGDAQMGFLESSFLQHLVTVEELEPKADLCTKVLVWHTRTEKPKMKREDALQKQGLGSDPDVEV, encoded by the exons ATGAGACTGAGACTGAAGCTCAAGACTGTGTTCGTGCTCTACTTCATGGTGTCACTACTCGGACTCATCTATGCGCTGATGCAGTTGG GTCAGCGCTGTGACTGTACAGATCATGGCATATCTAGAGATCAACAAATCTCTCAGCTGAGAGGGGAGCTGCAGAAGCTGCAGGACCACATTAAAACATCAGAACTGGCAAAAGACACCAAGAAGACTAATGTGCCTGTTATTTATGTGATAACACCTACATATGCAAG GCTGGTGCAGAAGGCAGAGCTCACTCGTTTGTCTCACACCTTCCTCCATGTTCCTCAGCTCCACTGGATCGTGGTGGAGGATGCTCCCCAGCCAACTCCGCTTGTCACAGACTTCCTGGCTTCATCTGGCTTGACATACACCCATCTACACAAGCTGACCCCCAAAGACAGGAAGTTGCAGGAGGGTGATCCTAGCTGGCTGAAGCCCCGAGGTGCTGAGCAGAGGAACGAGGGTCTGAGCTGGCTTAGGGAGATGGGTGCAGCCGCTGAGGGAAAGGAAGCGGCCGCCCTTGAGGATGCTGTGGTATATTTTGCTGATGATGACAACACGTACAGCTTGCAGCTCTTTGAAGAG ATCCGATACACACACCGGGTCTCCGTGTGGCCCGTGGGTCTGGTGGGAGGGATGAAGTTTGAGAGTCCTGTGGTGGAAGATGGGAAAGTTGTGCGTTTCCACACTGGCTGGCGCCCCAATCGCCCTTTCCCCATCGACATGGCTGGTTTTGCAGTGTCCCTGAGGCTGGTACTGGCCAATCCCAAAGCCTGCTTTAACGGTGATGCTCAGATGGGCTTTCTAGAAAGCAGCTTTCTTCAGCACCTGGTTACTGTGGAGGAGCTGGAACCCAAGGCAGACCTGTGCACCAAG GTACTGGTGTGGCACACCCGAACTGAGAAGCCAAAGATGAAGAGGGAAGAC